In Maridesulfovibrio sp., the following proteins share a genomic window:
- a CDS encoding GNAT family N-acetyltransferase: MPTTVHIRNANSADLVPMTGLLNSLFSIEKDFSADGDRQMRGLRMLLGNPRACILVAEEQGEVVGMCTGQIVISTAEGGPSILVEDVVVRSDRQGEGIGTMLMEAVRRFADENRATRLQLLADCDNTPALNFYNKTGWNKTSLICLRKTNA, encoded by the coding sequence ATGCCGACCACAGTTCATATCCGTAACGCCAACTCTGCTGATCTGGTTCCCATGACCGGTCTGCTGAATTCGCTCTTTTCCATCGAAAAGGACTTTTCTGCAGACGGGGACAGGCAAATGCGGGGCTTAAGAATGCTGTTAGGCAATCCCCGGGCATGCATTCTGGTAGCGGAAGAACAGGGTGAAGTGGTCGGCATGTGCACCGGTCAGATTGTAATCTCAACCGCTGAAGGAGGCCCTTCCATCCTTGTGGAAGACGTGGTTGTCCGCAGCGACCGGCAGGGGGAGGGAATCGGCACCATGCTTATGGAGGCCGTTCGCAGGTTCGCAGATGAAAACAGAGCAACAAGGCTGCAATTACTTGCAGACTGCGACAACACCCCGGCCCTGAATTTCTACAATAAAACAGGCTGGAACAAGACCAGCCTGATCTGCCTTCGCAAGACGAACGCATAG
- a CDS encoding radical SAM protein, with protein sequence MKKDTTKHPCFNKETAGSCGRVHLPVAPKCNIQCNYCNRKYDCVNESRPGVTSGVLKPFQAAEYMDAVLEKEPRITVAGIAGPGDPFANPEETLETMRLLNKKHPHLIFCLSSNGMGILPYLDELKELGVSHVTITISAVDPAIGAKIYSWVKDGKIVYRGEKGAKVLLERQLAAIKGLKERGITVKVNSIVIPGINEHHIPEVARVAAELGADIQNMIPLKPTAETPFADVEEPGRELLNSLRKEAEGTIEQMTHCRRCRADAVGLLGDDKSIALCGTLKACSELKPIDVKGPRPYVAVASREGMLINQHLGEAKEFHIWTEDEAGGFKLVEKRPAPKAGCGPQRWADLSATLSDCRAVLASAMGETPQLLLEENGIEPYIISGFIEDALSTVYSGGNMDIHKGRRGSIADACCTGTGTKCG encoded by the coding sequence ATGAAAAAAGACACCACCAAACATCCTTGCTTTAACAAAGAAACCGCAGGCTCCTGTGGACGTGTACATCTCCCGGTAGCCCCCAAGTGCAACATCCAGTGCAACTACTGCAACCGCAAATATGACTGTGTGAACGAATCAAGACCCGGCGTTACCAGCGGGGTGCTCAAACCCTTTCAGGCCGCTGAATATATGGACGCCGTGCTGGAAAAGGAACCACGCATTACCGTAGCCGGCATAGCCGGTCCGGGCGATCCTTTTGCCAACCCGGAAGAGACATTGGAAACCATGCGCCTGCTCAACAAAAAGCACCCGCACTTGATTTTCTGCCTATCATCCAACGGCATGGGAATCCTGCCTTATCTGGATGAGCTGAAAGAACTGGGAGTTTCGCATGTAACCATCACTATCAGTGCGGTTGACCCTGCTATCGGCGCAAAGATTTATTCATGGGTCAAGGACGGAAAAATCGTGTATCGGGGCGAGAAAGGTGCGAAAGTACTGCTCGAACGCCAGCTTGCCGCAATCAAGGGGCTTAAGGAACGCGGAATTACTGTGAAGGTCAACTCCATTGTCATCCCCGGAATAAACGAACATCACATTCCCGAAGTGGCCCGCGTGGCAGCGGAGCTGGGAGCGGATATCCAGAACATGATCCCGCTCAAACCCACTGCGGAGACTCCTTTTGCAGACGTGGAAGAACCCGGACGGGAACTCCTTAACTCACTACGTAAAGAAGCGGAGGGTACCATCGAACAGATGACCCACTGTCGCCGCTGCCGGGCTGATGCCGTTGGTCTGCTTGGTGATGATAAATCCATTGCACTATGCGGAACACTGAAAGCCTGCTCCGAGCTGAAGCCAATAGACGTTAAAGGCCCGCGCCCCTATGTGGCTGTTGCTTCACGTGAAGGTATGCTCATCAACCAGCATCTGGGTGAAGCAAAAGAATTCCACATCTGGACTGAAGATGAGGCAGGCGGCTTCAAGCTGGTCGAGAAGCGTCCCGCTCCTAAAGCCGGATGCGGCCCGCAGCGTTGGGCAGATCTTTCGGCCACCCTCAGTGACTGCCGTGCTGTTCTCGCCTCAGCCATGGGGGAAACACCGCAACTGCTGCTGGAGGAAAACGGAATTGAACCGTACATCATCAGCGGATTTATCGAGGATGCATTATCCACGGTTTACAGCGGCGGTAACATGGATATCCACAAAGGCCGTCGCGGCTCCATAGCAGACGCCTGCTGTACCGGAACCGGCACAAAATGCGGTTAA
- a CDS encoding capsular polysaccharide synthesis protein: MNKATVQFLCNLIPFPKLRKKTRRRMFAKMMDDCADRIREEISTNNEILSLPTEKAPKIIWQCWLQGEEHAPELVKRCFASVKKHHPDYEVRIITAENYSDYITIPDYIIEKHKKGLIKFAFFADIIRVFLLSQYGGIWIDSTVYCSERIPDEILEQEFFVLQLADFPKYLIGNWFIVSDIHHPLIEVMKQIVLLYWKTENRTIRYLFFHYIFGNVVTKNPVFAEMYQKIPFYADAPPHYVQRYLGHEFNLQNGRKLLEQSFLHKLCHKKKLHGIMELLDDFESRS; this comes from the coding sequence ATGAACAAAGCCACAGTACAGTTTTTATGTAACCTGATCCCTTTCCCCAAACTGCGCAAGAAAACACGCCGCCGCATGTTTGCAAAGATGATGGATGATTGCGCTGACCGTATCAGGGAAGAAATCAGCACAAATAATGAAATTTTGAGCCTGCCCACAGAAAAGGCCCCGAAGATTATCTGGCAATGCTGGCTGCAGGGCGAGGAACATGCTCCTGAACTGGTGAAACGCTGCTTTGCCTCGGTTAAAAAGCATCATCCAGATTATGAAGTCCGAATCATCACAGCGGAGAATTATTCCGATTACATTACTATTCCCGATTACATTATTGAGAAGCATAAAAAAGGGCTGATCAAGTTCGCTTTTTTCGCGGATATAATTCGTGTTTTTCTGCTTAGCCAGTATGGCGGAATCTGGATTGATTCCACTGTCTACTGCTCGGAGCGCATCCCGGATGAAATTTTGGAGCAGGAATTTTTTGTGCTGCAGCTTGCTGATTTCCCCAAGTATCTGATTGGCAACTGGTTCATTGTTTCAGACATACATCATCCGTTGATTGAGGTCATGAAGCAGATTGTGCTTCTCTATTGGAAGACCGAAAACAGGACAATCAGGTATCTTTTCTTTCATTATATTTTCGGCAATGTGGTCACTAAAAATCCGGTCTTCGCCGAAATGTACCAGAAGATACCATTTTATGCTGACGCACCGCCACACTATGTGCAGCGTTATCTGGGGCATGAATTCAATTTGCAGAATGGCCGCAAGCTTTTGGAGCAGTCTTTTCTCCATAAGCTCTGCCACAAGAAAAAGCTCCACGGCATCATGGAGCTTCTTGATGATTTTGAATCCCGCTCCTGA
- the nifA gene encoding nif-specific transcriptional activator NifA, whose product MYPSLHGLKLSALLAICQAIEQALDLESALDGVLSILSENLSMKRATVTLYDPETRQLSINASYGLSLEEKQRGVYRLDEGVTGRIFQTGEPYYVPDISKEPLFLDKTGARKIERATTGFIGVPIILHGDPIGVLNVDRIFGDEVAAEEDIDFLKIVATLIGQFISLNEKILEREAALKRENTSLKYQISKKSKGLYIVGQSSAMVEVQRQLEKVAPTKATVLLLGESGVGKTLMAKIIHELSDRARHPFIKVNCASIPENLLESELFGHEKGSFTGAASTRQGRFEEADGGTIFLDEIGEFPMSLQAKLLRVLQEKELERIGSNKTRNIDVRILAATNRDLGVLVERNEFRLDLYYRLNIFPITVPPLRDRKEDITGLLNYFIQKMADDYGRKMFFTPAALDSLMIYDWPGNVREMQNLLERLVIMSDSEYITLEFLKSYLAPGQRCVPDSSTEPGSPASNDELPHCTSLKEVERNEVVAALERSGWIQYKAAETLGLSARQMGYRVKRYGLESMIAEGRARLRRMRKS is encoded by the coding sequence ATGTATCCTTCACTGCATGGACTAAAACTTTCAGCGCTACTCGCCATTTGCCAGGCCATTGAGCAGGCGCTTGATCTGGAGTCCGCCCTCGACGGAGTCCTCAGTATTCTCTCAGAGAATCTGAGTATGAAGCGGGCGACAGTGACTCTCTACGACCCTGAGACAAGACAGCTTTCAATTAATGCCTCCTACGGGCTTTCCCTCGAAGAAAAACAGCGTGGAGTCTACCGCCTTGATGAAGGAGTCACCGGACGTATTTTCCAGACCGGGGAACCTTACTACGTGCCGGACATCAGCAAGGAGCCTCTCTTTCTTGATAAAACCGGGGCTCGTAAGATTGAGCGGGCCACAACAGGCTTTATCGGAGTGCCGATCATCTTACATGGCGATCCCATAGGCGTGCTTAATGTAGACCGTATTTTCGGGGATGAGGTGGCGGCTGAAGAGGATATTGATTTTTTAAAAATCGTTGCCACTCTTATCGGCCAGTTCATCAGCCTGAACGAGAAAATACTTGAGCGTGAAGCTGCTCTAAAACGTGAGAATACGTCTCTCAAGTATCAGATTTCAAAGAAAAGCAAGGGCCTTTACATAGTCGGGCAGAGTTCTGCCATGGTTGAAGTTCAGCGGCAGCTGGAAAAGGTGGCGCCTACTAAGGCCACAGTCCTGCTGCTTGGTGAATCCGGTGTTGGTAAAACTCTCATGGCCAAGATTATCCATGAACTGTCAGACCGGGCCAGACATCCTTTTATTAAAGTCAACTGTGCTTCGATTCCGGAGAATCTGCTTGAATCGGAGCTTTTCGGACATGAGAAAGGGTCATTCACCGGGGCTGCCTCTACCCGTCAGGGACGTTTTGAAGAGGCTGACGGGGGTACTATCTTTCTCGATGAGATCGGCGAATTTCCGATGTCCTTGCAGGCTAAGCTTTTGCGAGTATTGCAGGAAAAAGAGTTGGAGCGTATCGGTTCAAACAAGACCCGCAATATTGATGTTCGTATTCTTGCCGCCACTAACCGCGACTTGGGTGTGCTGGTGGAGCGCAATGAGTTTCGGCTTGATCTTTACTACCGCCTGAACATATTCCCGATCACCGTTCCGCCCTTGCGGGACCGCAAGGAGGATATTACCGGGCTGCTTAATTATTTCATTCAGAAAATGGCTGATGATTACGGCCGTAAAATGTTTTTTACTCCGGCGGCTCTTGATTCGCTTATGATTTATGACTGGCCGGGTAATGTGCGTGAAATGCAGAACCTGCTGGAGCGGCTGGTTATCATGTCCGACTCCGAATACATTACATTGGAATTTTTAAAATCCTACCTCGCACCCGGGCAGCGTTGTGTTCCGGACAGTTCTACGGAACCGGGCAGTCCGGCATCGAATGACGAACTGCCTCATTGTACATCTCTGAAAGAAGTTGAGCGTAATGAAGTGGTCGCCGCGCTGGAACGCAGCGGGTGGATTCAGTACAAGGCTGCTGAAACTCTGGGTCTTTCCGCCCGGCAGATGGGCTACCGGGTTAAGAGATACGGATTGGAATCCATGATTGCGGAAGGTCGCGCACGGTTGCGGCGCATGAGAAAAAGTTAA
- the fliD gene encoding flagellar filament capping protein FliD: MSDVAKVGAQVSVAGTSSSYWSGQTKFEKLGNGTDFGQIVENTIKQQGFHQRRLKNWRAQWEQRKESLKELNTKMGELSTALKKLDTIGEFMGRITTSANPEFVTATADSTAATSPYRVEVKQLAFNDIWTSKTGFASEKEVITNVDSKLSLSCGGSTANVDVPAGTTVQGLVKMLNATTELKGKVSVEAIKTAGGEYRLKFSSLKMGENNRIVFNPSTTLACLQTSSMTHLQQGQNSKIKIDGFPEGEDNWIERESNTITDAAKGLTLNLKLPTSPQWAMINVTTDSEKVIENIREFVKQVNVVRKALRDISKVDTDTNKGSVLTGNYGVQLASHRFKDITATKGQGFNNYDFSTGEGDRYNTLRTLGIETETDQGSPDFGLLKIDEEKFEKAMKDDPDGVAKLFSVNYEASTSSSNFAVKSLIKGVTKPGSHDVSYTISGGKITSATINGKEARISGWEITADDMAGLGMAIRVDNHADGTYSGTAGIKNGKIVEMIEALSDMTNAKTGILNIISENYDGIIKNIDKKLDYEKERLDRLEKTLKAKYARLDAVLAKYSGKMQMLQGQVAKLGGSSKS; the protein is encoded by the coding sequence ATGTCAGATGTTGCAAAAGTCGGGGCACAGGTATCTGTAGCCGGAACTTCATCCAGTTACTGGTCCGGCCAGACCAAGTTTGAAAAACTTGGTAACGGTACTGATTTTGGGCAGATTGTTGAGAATACCATTAAGCAGCAGGGATTCCACCAGCGCAGACTTAAAAATTGGAGAGCCCAGTGGGAGCAACGCAAAGAAAGCCTTAAAGAACTCAATACAAAAATGGGTGAATTAAGTACTGCGTTGAAGAAACTGGATACAATCGGTGAATTCATGGGGCGGATAACCACTTCCGCAAACCCTGAATTTGTAACGGCTACAGCTGACAGCACTGCCGCGACATCTCCGTACAGGGTGGAGGTAAAACAACTTGCCTTTAATGACATCTGGACTTCCAAAACAGGTTTTGCTTCTGAAAAGGAAGTAATAACAAATGTTGATAGTAAACTGAGTCTCAGTTGCGGCGGCAGTACCGCAAATGTGGATGTTCCGGCCGGGACCACCGTGCAGGGGCTGGTCAAGATGTTGAATGCGACAACTGAGCTTAAGGGTAAAGTCAGTGTTGAAGCCATCAAGACGGCTGGAGGTGAGTATCGGTTGAAATTCAGCAGTCTTAAGATGGGAGAGAATAACCGTATTGTTTTTAACCCTTCAACAACTTTGGCATGTCTTCAGACTTCCTCTATGACGCACCTGCAACAGGGGCAGAACTCCAAGATAAAAATCGACGGATTTCCCGAGGGGGAGGATAATTGGATTGAGCGCGAAAGTAATACTATTACAGATGCGGCCAAGGGTTTGACCCTGAACCTGAAGCTTCCCACTTCGCCTCAATGGGCAATGATCAATGTTACGACAGACTCTGAAAAAGTCATTGAAAATATTCGTGAATTTGTGAAGCAGGTCAATGTGGTGCGCAAGGCCCTGCGCGATATTTCCAAGGTTGATACTGATACCAATAAAGGATCTGTACTTACCGGTAACTATGGTGTGCAACTGGCTTCACACCGTTTTAAGGATATTACAGCAACCAAGGGACAGGGGTTCAATAATTATGACTTTTCGACCGGAGAGGGAGACAGGTACAATACTTTAAGGACTCTTGGTATTGAAACTGAAACGGATCAGGGCTCGCCAGATTTCGGCCTTTTAAAGATTGACGAAGAAAAATTTGAAAAGGCCATGAAGGATGATCCTGACGGAGTGGCTAAACTGTTTTCCGTGAACTATGAAGCTTCAACCAGCTCGTCAAATTTTGCAGTCAAATCTTTAATTAAGGGTGTAACCAAGCCTGGAAGCCATGATGTTTCGTATACCATTTCCGGCGGAAAAATCACTTCCGCCACCATTAACGGCAAGGAGGCCAGGATCAGCGGTTGGGAAATTACTGCTGATGATATGGCCGGACTGGGAATGGCTATCAGGGTAGATAACCATGCAGATGGTACATATTCAGGAACTGCGGGAATTAAAAATGGTAAAATTGTGGAGATGATTGAAGCTCTTTCAGACATGACCAATGCTAAAACCGGTATCCTGAACATCATCAGTGAAAACTACGACGGCATTATCAAGAATATCGATAAAAAGCTTGATTATGAAAAGGAACGCCTTGATAGACTGGAGAAAACCCTTAAAGCTAAATACGCTCGCCTTGACGCTGTACTGGCAAAATACAGCGGGAAAATGCAGATGCTGCAGGGGCAGGTTGCAAAGCTTGGCGGTTCCAGTAAATCGTAG
- the nifE gene encoding nitrogenase iron-molybdenum cofactor biosynthesis protein NifE, with the protein MNEYTILEERKDQIHRTGEGALDMACNRESLAGAVSQRACVFCGSRVVLYPIADALHLVHGPIGCAVYTWDIRGALSSGPELHRLSFSTDLQETDVIFGGEKKLEAALDELIDRHSPKAAFVYSTCIVGIIGDDLEAVCRKMSEKKGIPVLPVMSEGFKGSKREGYLAACKAMFKLVGTEDVSDISPLSVNILGDFNLAGEIWIIREYFKKMGVEVVANITGDGRVKDIGRSHGAALNLVQCSGATLDLAKMIKEEYGRPFMRVSYLGIEDMADSLYQVADFFKDVDPDIVKRTENLVREELSKLMPELARMRKDLEGKKVAMYVGGSFKAFSLLKAFRHLGMKVVMVGSQTGTEEDYAELERISDPGTILVDDANPLELSAFIKEKDVDIFVGGVKERPIAFKMGVGFCDHNHERKEALEGFVGMLNFAREIHASAMSPVWNFVPRRAKKEGV; encoded by the coding sequence ATGAATGAATATACAATCTTAGAAGAACGCAAGGACCAGATTCACCGCACGGGCGAGGGAGCACTGGACATGGCCTGCAACCGCGAATCACTCGCCGGTGCAGTAAGCCAGAGAGCCTGTGTTTTCTGCGGTTCACGGGTTGTCCTCTACCCCATAGCCGATGCCCTGCATCTGGTGCACGGGCCTATCGGCTGTGCGGTCTATACCTGGGATATCCGCGGGGCTCTTTCCAGCGGCCCGGAACTGCACCGCCTCTCCTTCTCCACCGATCTTCAGGAAACGGATGTCATCTTCGGTGGCGAAAAAAAACTGGAAGCAGCTCTTGATGAGCTCATCGACCGCCACAGCCCCAAGGCCGCTTTCGTATACTCCACATGCATTGTCGGCATAATAGGTGATGACCTTGAAGCCGTCTGTAGAAAGATGAGCGAGAAGAAAGGCATTCCAGTACTTCCGGTCATGTCCGAAGGTTTCAAAGGGAGCAAGCGCGAAGGCTACCTCGCGGCCTGTAAAGCCATGTTCAAACTGGTCGGGACCGAAGACGTATCCGACATCTCACCGCTTTCAGTGAACATTCTCGGCGACTTCAACCTTGCCGGGGAAATCTGGATCATCCGCGAATATTTCAAAAAGATGGGGGTGGAAGTCGTCGCCAACATCACAGGCGACGGACGTGTGAAGGATATTGGGCGCAGCCACGGGGCGGCTCTCAACCTTGTACAGTGTTCGGGTGCGACATTGGATTTGGCAAAAATGATAAAAGAGGAATACGGCAGACCCTTTATGCGCGTCTCCTACCTCGGCATCGAAGACATGGCTGATTCCCTCTATCAGGTTGCTGATTTCTTCAAGGATGTCGACCCGGACATTGTCAAACGCACGGAAAACCTCGTCCGCGAAGAACTCTCAAAGCTCATGCCCGAGCTGGCCCGCATGCGCAAAGATCTCGAAGGCAAAAAAGTCGCCATGTACGTGGGCGGTTCCTTCAAGGCATTCTCGCTGCTCAAAGCTTTCCGCCATCTGGGCATGAAAGTTGTCATGGTAGGTTCCCAGACCGGAACCGAAGAAGATTACGCTGAACTGGAACGCATCTCCGACCCGGGCACCATCCTCGTAGATGATGCCAACCCGCTGGAATTATCTGCATTCATCAAGGAAAAGGACGTGGATATATTTGTCGGCGGAGTCAAGGAAAGGCCTATCGCTTTCAAGATGGGAGTCGGATTCTGTGATCACAACCACGAACGCAAGGAAGCTCTCGAAGGCTTTGTCGGCATGCTCAATTTCGCCCGCGAAATCCATGCCTCAGCCATGAGTCCGGTCTGGAATTTTGTACCACGCAGAGCAAAAAAGGAAGGAGTATAG
- a CDS encoding nitrogenase component 1 → MTTKSKNYTSTTNACKLCTPLGAAMAFRGVEDSIPFLHGSQGCATYMRRYVISHFREPVDIASSALGEKHAIYGGAPNLKKGILNVMKKYEPKVIGIATTCLTETIGDDVPMYLHEFHKEFGDLDLPDIVQVSTPSYNGTHVDGWHGAVRSMVEQLCTEKAEDDGHINILPNMVSCEDVRHLFDICEDFGIKATILPDISETLDGPALEDYMKIPVGGTPVADIKKMSGAAATIELGRCVPDKSGGASLAERFGVANHRIGLPMGLRESDIFFETLEAVSGKTMPARYERERGRLIDAYVDGHKYVFGKSAVVYGEEDLVTGLCAFLAEIGVDVILAGSGSKKKGMAEAVTAVTEGVGRTTPEIHEGVDFHDIAERAGELKPDLLIGHSKGYRYAKEWNVPLIRVGFPVHDRFGGQRIPTLGYRGTQHLFDRVVNAMLEKKQADSPVGYGYM, encoded by the coding sequence ATGACGACTAAAAGCAAAAATTACACATCGACCACCAACGCATGCAAACTCTGCACACCCCTGGGCGCGGCAATGGCCTTTCGCGGCGTTGAAGATTCCATTCCTTTCCTGCACGGCTCGCAGGGCTGCGCCACTTACATGCGCCGTTACGTGATCAGCCATTTTCGTGAACCTGTAGACATCGCTTCTTCTGCACTGGGTGAAAAACACGCTATCTATGGCGGAGCACCCAACCTGAAAAAGGGCATCCTCAATGTTATGAAAAAATATGAACCGAAAGTTATCGGCATAGCTACCACCTGTCTGACCGAAACCATCGGTGATGATGTGCCCATGTATCTGCATGAGTTCCACAAGGAATTTGGCGATCTCGATCTTCCTGATATCGTGCAGGTCTCCACACCCAGTTATAACGGAACACATGTTGACGGCTGGCACGGTGCAGTACGCTCCATGGTCGAACAGCTCTGCACTGAAAAAGCTGAGGATGACGGGCATATCAACATTCTGCCTAACATGGTGTCCTGCGAAGACGTGCGCCACCTTTTCGATATCTGTGAAGATTTCGGGATTAAGGCAACCATCCTGCCAGACATATCCGAAACCCTCGATGGTCCGGCTCTGGAAGATTACATGAAGATCCCTGTCGGCGGGACTCCGGTTGCGGATATAAAAAAGATGTCCGGTGCGGCGGCAACCATTGAACTTGGACGCTGTGTTCCGGATAAGAGCGGCGGGGCCAGCCTTGCAGAACGTTTCGGTGTAGCCAACCACCGCATCGGACTGCCTATGGGACTCCGTGAATCAGACATTTTTTTTGAAACCCTTGAAGCTGTTTCCGGCAAAACAATGCCCGCCCGCTACGAGCGTGAAAGAGGCAGGCTGATTGACGCATACGTGGACGGGCACAAGTACGTGTTTGGTAAAAGTGCTGTTGTTTACGGCGAAGAAGACCTCGTCACCGGGCTATGTGCATTCCTGGCTGAAATCGGCGTTGATGTTATCCTTGCCGGATCCGGCTCCAAGAAAAAAGGAATGGCCGAAGCAGTTACTGCCGTGACCGAAGGTGTGGGGCGAACTACCCCCGAGATTCACGAAGGCGTGGACTTTCATGACATCGCCGAACGTGCCGGAGAACTTAAACCTGATCTGCTGATCGGCCACTCCAAAGGCTACCGCTACGCAAAAGAATGGAATGTTCCTCTGATCAGGGTAGGTTTCCCCGTTCATGACCGCTTCGGCGGACAGCGCATCCCGACACTCGGATACCGCGGAACCCAGCATCTCTTTGACCGCGTCGTCAATGCCATGCTCGAAAAGAAACAGGCCGATAGCCCCGTCGGTTATGGATACATGTAA
- a CDS encoding (2Fe-2S) ferredoxin domain-containing protein translates to MATPERMIICCQSFRAAGEPKGICHKQTDGFLQYIEEEIIDRGIDALVVATSCLKQCDNGPVLVVQPENWWFKGVDSEEKIDEILDGLEDGEACADHLLD, encoded by the coding sequence ATGGCTACCCCTGAAAGAATGATCATCTGTTGTCAGAGTTTCCGCGCTGCTGGCGAACCTAAAGGCATCTGCCACAAACAGACAGACGGTTTCCTGCAATATATCGAAGAAGAAATCATCGACCGCGGTATTGATGCACTTGTGGTAGCCACGAGCTGTCTCAAGCAGTGCGACAACGGCCCCGTCCTTGTAGTCCAACCTGAGAACTGGTGGTTTAAGGGAGTCGATTCAGAAGAAAAAATTGATGAGATACTCGACGGACTGGAAGACGGCGAAGCCTGCGCAGATCATCTGCTTGACTAA
- a CDS encoding NifB/NifX family molybdenum-iron cluster-binding protein, whose protein sequence is MTTSTSSHPCFGPSSRASVGRIHLPVAPKTFARTKFAPESKLPAAMMPEDAVAMLEDRINSGQKIKVVGITGPGDPLADFDATYKTLKMVRDRYPRMTLCLTTLGIGGEKYAEKLAELNISHITVLVDAADSDTAEKIYAWIRPSTKNIPLPEACKMLMKEQAASIKAFTKAGLTVKVNTTIYSENVDQIESIALAVKALGAEIMGLPFFIPEKESEFSEVGNEAVATARELAAKHIKLMDPWLKCGASIEPETPISSSLPKPSKNRPNVAVASSSGMDIDMHLGHARKILIYGPREDGLACLLETRQAPEPGGGESRWEKLSAILNDCFVLLCAAAGDTPKKILAANGIRTVVSDENVEGTVDVLYGGGKKGKCKK, encoded by the coding sequence ATGACTACTTCAACTTCTTCACATCCCTGTTTCGGTCCGTCCTCCCGCGCCTCCGTTGGCCGGATTCACCTTCCGGTTGCTCCGAAGACCTTTGCCAGAACCAAATTCGCTCCTGAAAGCAAACTTCCGGCAGCCATGATGCCTGAGGATGCGGTTGCCATGCTTGAAGATCGGATCAATTCCGGTCAGAAAATCAAAGTTGTCGGTATTACCGGTCCTGGCGATCCTCTTGCGGATTTTGACGCCACCTACAAAACACTCAAGATGGTCAGGGACAGATATCCCCGCATGACTCTCTGCCTTACTACTTTGGGCATTGGCGGCGAAAAATACGCTGAAAAACTTGCAGAACTCAATATTTCCCACATTACTGTTCTGGTGGATGCAGCGGATTCTGATACCGCAGAAAAAATTTATGCATGGATTCGCCCTTCCACCAAAAACATCCCCCTGCCCGAAGCCTGCAAGATGCTCATGAAAGAACAGGCTGCATCCATAAAGGCTTTTACGAAAGCAGGGCTGACCGTGAAGGTCAACACCACAATATATTCTGAAAATGTTGATCAGATTGAAAGCATTGCACTTGCGGTAAAAGCACTGGGCGCTGAAATAATGGGGCTTCCTTTCTTCATTCCTGAAAAGGAAAGCGAATTTTCAGAAGTCGGCAATGAAGCCGTGGCTACAGCCCGCGAGCTTGCCGCAAAGCATATTAAGCTTATGGACCCGTGGCTCAAATGCGGAGCATCCATTGAGCCGGAAACACCCATATCAAGCTCCCTGCCTAAACCGAGTAAAAACCGCCCCAATGTAGCGGTGGCCAGTTCAAGCGGTATGGATATCGATATGCATCTGGGCCACGCCCGTAAAATTCTGATCTACGGTCCGCGCGAAGATGGATTGGCCTGTTTACTGGAGACAAGACAGGCTCCTGAACCGGGCGGCGGCGAGTCCCGCTGGGAAAAACTATCCGCAATTCTGAATGACTGTTTCGTGCTGCTCTGCGCCGCAGCCGGGGACACCCCCAAGAAAATCTTGGCCGCCAACGGAATCAGAACAGTTGTCTCTGATGAAAACGTGGAAGGCACAGTGGATGTGCTCTACGGCGGCGGCAAAAAAGGCAAATGTAAAAAATAG